In Macaca thibetana thibetana isolate TM-01 chromosome 8, ASM2454274v1, whole genome shotgun sequence, one DNA window encodes the following:
- the LOC126961099 gene encoding theta defensin subunit A isoform X2: protein MRTFALLTAMLLLVALQAQAEARQARADEAAAQQQPGADDQGMAHSFTWPENAALPLSESAKGLRCICTRGFCRLL from the exons ATGAGGACCTTTGCCCTCCTCACTGCCATGCTTCTCCTGGTGGCCCTGCAGGCTCAGGCAGAGGCACGTCAGGCAAGAGCTGATGAAGCTGCCGCCCAGCAGCAGCCTGGAGCAGATGATCAGGGAATGGCTCATTCCTTTACATGGCCTGAAAACGCCGCTCTTCCGCTTTCAG AGTCAGCGAAAGGCTTGAGGTGCATTTGCACACGAGGATTCTGCCGTTTGTTATAA